In the Nothobranchius furzeri strain GRZ-AD chromosome 1, NfurGRZ-RIMD1, whole genome shotgun sequence genome, CCCTGGACCATGCTGGGAAGGATGGAGTAGGAGACGTGTGCATTTTCTCCCAGGTCCGGGTCTGTGGCAGAAACGGCAGTGATGGGGGAGCTCGGGGCATTATTTTCAGGGATGTCCACAGAGTAGGACGGCTGGGAGAAGGTGGGAGGATTGTCATTTACATCAGAGAGCTTCACCACAAAGGTGATTTGGGATGAAAGGGGCGGGGAGCCACCATCAGTGGCCTTGACAACCATTGTGTACTCTGGAACAGTCTCTCGGTCCAAGCCACCAGATGTGGTCAGTTTGTAATGCATCCCAAAATCTGAAATGAGCTGAAGAGGTACACCTGGTGAGATGGTTAACTTCACCTGGCCGTTCACACCAGAATCCAGGTCTCTGGCACTTATGAGGGCGATCACAGTCCCTGGAGCAGAGTCTTCCTTGATAGGGCTGATCAGCGACGTCAGTGTCACCTCCGGTGCATTGTCGTTCACATCAGTGATGTCCACTATGACGTTACAGGAGCCCTCTATGGCGGGGGAGCCCCCGTCTCTGGCCTGCACGGTGATGTGATAAGAGACACCTTTCTCATAATCCACGTCTCCCTTCACCCGGATCTCCCCGCTGCTAGAGTCCACGCTGAACAGCTGCAGGGCGCGATCCGACGTGTATTTACTAAACAGGAAGGATACCTCACCGTTGCTGCCCGAATCTGCGTCGGTCGCGTTTAATTTCGTCACTAAAGTGCCTCGTGCCACATTCTCCAAGAGGGTGACTTTCTTCACCGGCTCGTCGAAAACCGGCGCGTTGTCATTGACATCCAGGATCCTAATTAGCAGAAGCGTGGAGCCGGATTTCTCCGGCTGACCCCCGTCCACAGCAGTGAGCAGCAGGCGGAACGAGGCCTGCTTCTCCCTGTCCAAAGCTTTATCCACGACGATCTCCGGAAACTTGCTGCCATCGCTTTTAGATTCCACTTTTAAAACGAATAAGTCGTTTGCTGCCAGCTGGTAGGTGCGTAAAGAGTTGGTACCCACGTCTGGATCGTGCGCGCTCTCCAGGCGGAAGCGTGTGCCCGGCGCGGCCGCCTCTGACACCTCCAGGGTGATGTTGCTGGTTGAAAACCGCGGCGCGTTATCATTCACATCCAGAACATCCACCACGACGCGGTGGATCTGCAGCGGGTCCTCCAGCAGGATTTGTAGGTGAAGCGAACAGGCGGGACTCTGTTCGCACAATTGTTCTCTGTCGATTTTCTGTTTAATAATCAAATCTCCGGTCGTCTGTCTCACCTCGAAGTACTGCACCTCTGACCCCGAAACCACTTTTAACTTTCTCTCAACAATCCGTTGCGCAGTCAGGCTCAAATCTTTGGCGATGTTCCCAACGACCGAGCCCAGACTCAGCTCCTCTGAGACAGAGTAGCTGAGCTGCGCGGAGGCAGGGGACATCCAGGCTAGGCAGAAGTAGACCCTCCACAGCCTCCCTCCTCCGGAGCGCTTCCTCCCACACGAGTCCATTGTGCGCTCCGAGGATCGGTGGAAAGTTTCAAACTTCTTGGGCCGTCACGTATCCATAACTGCGTCAAAACCAGACTCGGTGCAAGCATTTCCACTCTAACAGCAAAGCGATTGGAAGCTTTGATAAGATCATGACGGGCGACATGAACAAcgaacaaaaaaataaagaaagaagagGAGAAAATCAAAGTTGTTTCTGGCTCCACTAAAACTCTCCGCTCCGCTCTGTCTCCTCCGCCTCACTCCCTCCATGGGCGGGCAGAGACCGCGgatgtctgtcctctgattggaagACAAAGGAGCAGCGCTGTCACGCTTCCCACACCCACACTGAACTTTTCCCTGGCTCCTCTCCCACAGGGAGAGGAAAGCAGGCGAGTTTGAAAGTTTGACAAGCAGCTTTAGAGCTGAAGGACACAGCTGTGTTTTAGGAGCATGGCTATCTTTTATTGTAACGTTTTATTCAGTAACTTTGAGAAACGGTATGTTAGATTACTTTTGTTATAGAGAAGAAACTAGTCAGGGCTCGTCAGTATCAGGACCAGTGATAGATCACAGAAAACTACACCCATAGTACCCGCGTGGGGGCGTGATTtcctccttttctctctctaAATGTACATTTTAGAGGAAAAATCCATTTCAAGTCCCCAAACTTCTGAGAAAAAGGATTAAACGTGACAAATCATAAACGTATTTGTTGAATGTaggaaatctagatacacatttaCTGTATAAAGTAACCAATTAAATAAAAACGCAATGCAAGACAAAAACAGAGGAAACATATTAAATATTATGTTATTAATGGTTCTGTTTATATTAGATGTTCTTATGAAAAGATGAATCTTGACTATGGGAAGTgagattttgattttttttattataaatgtatttGATATGACAAGTTAGGTTTAACTTTATAAAATATCCTTAAACCGGAGTAAATAAGATGAAGTTGGGttttaaaacacacaaaatgtACATGTTGCCAgacccaaaagtaagttaaatgaGATAAACGTTGTTTGCTTTCTAAttaaatcttgtttttttttcgttGATACAGTTCCTGCTCACCTGCTGGCTCTCAAAGGTCCAGGTGCTGTCGGGTAAAGACGCATCCAGAACGCTGATGACTTCTTTAAAGTCTGTGGTGCTGCTGGGTTTAATCAGAGTGAAGTCGCTGTACTCTGACATGGGAGACATGCAGGACCTGAAGGACTGACTCTGGGACATCATGTCTCCTCCCAGGACCTCCACGTACTTTATGGGTCCATCAGTGTTGAGCTGAATCTGCAGGTTCCTGTTGGGCTTCTTGTAATCATCACAGTCGCTCCGTCTGATGCAGCAGCtcccgctgctcctgctgctcctgATGCATTTAACCGCTAAGATGAGAAACGTGACCAGAGACAGCACGGACACCGAGGCCAGAGACAGGATCAGGTAAAGGGTGATTCTGCCAGTTTTCTTGCTGGGCTCGGACGCTTTGTGTCGGAGCTCTAACATGGGCTCATGGAGACCGTCCTCCAGCAGGATGGACACCGTGGTGGTAGCGGACTGGAGCGGTTCTCCATCGTCCTTGATCTCTATCAGCAGCCTCTGAGAGGACTCGTCCTGCTCGGACACAGCGCGTTTAGTCCTCACCTCTCCTGTGTACTGATTGACGGTGAACAGAGAGGTGTCCGTGGCCTCCGCCAGTCTGTAGGAGATCCAGGCGTTGTGTCCCGAGTCAGCGTCCACCGCCGTGACCTTGGTAACCAGGTGACCCGGCTTAGCGGAGCGGGGCATCCTCTGGTGAGAGAGGGAGCCCAGGGCAGCGGAGGAGGGGTAAATAACAATGGGGGCATTGTCGTTCTGGTCCAGGATAAAAACATGGACTGTAGCGTTGCTGCTGAGACACGGAGAGCCCTGATCCTTTGCCTGAACCACAATCTGAAACACCTTCAGCTTCTCATAGTCAAACGAGTGCATGCTGTAGATGCTGCCGTTGTCTGAGTTCATGTAAACATAAGATGAGACAGAGACGTCCTGGACTTTCGAGTCCAGGATGGAGTAAGAGATCTTTGCGTTTTCTCCTGAATCCAGATCAGATGCTGATACTGAGTACAGAATAGAACCTGGTACTCCGTTCTCCTTTAGATACACGTTATAGGAGGGCTGAGAGAACACAGGAGCGTTATCATTCACATCAGTGATACTGACAACTACAGTTTTCTTACTGGACAGAGGAGGAGAGCCTGAGTCCGTCGCTGTTATCTCAATATGATACTCTGGGTATTTCTCCCGGTCTAAAGCTCCGCTGGTCACCAGCGCATAATTATTAGAAAACGACGGTTTCAGATTAAAAGGTGAACCTTTGGTGAGCTCTAACATTACTTTACCGTTTTCACCTGCATCAAGGTCTCGCGCACTGATCAAAGCGACAACGGTACCACCCGGTGCGTCCTCGCGCACGGGTTTGGGCTGAGAAGTGAAAACGATTTCTGGAGCGTTGTCGTTGAAGTCAGTAACATCCACCTGCACGCGACAGTGGCCTTCCATCTGAGGACTGCCTTTGTCCTTTGCTGTTACATCTATGTCATACGACTTGGCAGCTTCGTAGTCTAAGTTGCCCTTCAGAGTGATTTCACCTGTTAGTGAGTTGATATCAAAGGTGGATAACACAGACGTTGGTGCGCGCGAGCCAAACGAAAATTCTATTTCACCATTTAAACCTTCATCTGCGTCCGCGGCTTTTGGTTTAACAACGACAGTTCCTTTAATGCTCGTCTCCGCCAAAGATACTTTATAAAGATTTTTTTCAAACACTGGGAAATTATCATTTATGTCTAAAACAGATATGGTGATCTGTGTGGTCCCGGACCTGACTGGGCTTCCTCCGTCCAAGGCCGTCAGTAATATTTTATGAACAGACATTTTCTCTCTATCTAGAGGTTTTTCTAGAACCAGCTCTGGAACGGTCTTACTCTCGATTTCTTTTATTTTGAGGGAACAACACTCGTTTTTACTGAGGGTATATGATTTAACTGAATTTGTGCCCACGTCAGGGTCCGCTGCACTCTCCAAAGGAAAGCGCGTCCCAACTGCAGCTGACTCGGCTATGTTTAAAGATAATTCGTTCGAAAGAAAACTTGGAGAATTATCATTAATATCTCGTATTTCGACCTCGATCCGATGCAGCTGAAGCGGATCTTCCACCACAACCTGCAGAGGTAGAACGCAGCTGGCGCTTTGTCCACACAAAGCCTCTCTGTCTATCCAGTCATTAACCAGCAGCTCGCCCTTCCCCGCATCCACGCTGAAATACTGCTCACCAGCCTCAGAGGCGACACGCAGTTTACGCTCAAAGATGTCAGATAATCCCAAACCCAGATCTTTGGCCAGGTTTCCAACCACGGTGCTCGTTTTTGACTCCTCTTGGATGCTGTAGCGAGTCTGTGCGTTTGTTGTACTCCACAAGAGGAAAAAATGATGCCACCATAGCGCAAGCCATCTCCAGTCTCGGTATCCTTTTGTCTTTGTCATGCTTATTCCACAAAAGAGAACATTTCCATTCCAGGTGAGTCAAGATCAAAACTAAACAAATCCAGACTCCAACAGTGCCACATGACCGGTTATAATAAACGGTTACTGataaaaaactgaattaaaaCACAATTCTGGATGTCTAAGAACCATTTTGCCCGCTGCACTCCCACTCAGAGCTTTGTGATTGCCGAGGCTGCGTGAGGGAGGGAGTAGATCTCTTTGTACAGTTCTTTATTCTACTGGTGGAGAGCATCCCtctctgttatccaatcagagtccGACTGAGCAGGTCAGTTAGAGATGCATCAGACACGTTTAAAAACGTCTGAATCACAAGACTCACTTTAATTATtcattttaatttattattaactGAATGTATATTTTAGTTTCACAAAGCGCTCTCCAATTgtaaaattaaatgttttaatacattttatttttatttaagatAAAATATTTAGATTATTTGGAAGATACGTGTgtaattttattaattttatatGTTTTTTTGCTTTCTTTCTGTTTTACCCTGAGAAGATGCACTGCTGAAAGATTAACAAAACGTAGGGGGAATAATTTCACACTTAAAACTGTCGTTAATTAATCACTCTAACGCCAAAATCAGTTTAACCAACACATGCTCTCTACTCTGATGATAGAGTCACCGTCGCTGTCCACCCCTGCAGTGCTGAAGCACGCAGCTCGCACACACAAATACGCTTTATCATAACTCGGTCATAACTAACAATAGCATCCCAGAAAACTGACTCGAGTTAATATAAAACTATGAATTATTGCTATTTACATTTATTCAAACTTCTGAAGGAAACGATTATTATTAAATGTATTGTTAAATGCCTGTGACTTTCAGTAAAGAGTATGTTCCAAACAACAACACAACGTTACTATAAATCCATCTGCGTTTTTTTCTGTCTCGCTCACCTGCTGGCTCTCAAAGGTCCAGGTGCTGTCGGGTAAAGACGCATCCAGAACGCTGATGACTTCTTTAAAGTCTGTGGTGCTGCTGGGTTTAATCAGAGTGAAGTCGCTGTACTCTGACATGGGGGACATGCAGGACCTGAAGGACTGACTCTGGGACATCATGTCTCCTCCCAGGACCTCCACGTACTTTATGGGTCCATCAGTGTTGAGCTGAATCTGCAGGTTCCTGTTGGGCTTCTTGTAATCATCACAGTCGCTCCGTCTGATGCAGCAGCtcccgctgctcctgctgctcctgATGCATTTAACCGCTAAGATGAGAAACGTGACCAGAGACAGCACGGACACCGAGGCCAGAGACAGGATCAGGTAAAGGGTGATTCTGCCAGTTTTCTTGCTGGGCTCGGACGCTTTGTGTCGGAGCTCTAACATGGGCTCATGGAGACCGTCCTCCAGCAGGATGGACACCGTGGTGGTGGCGGACTGGAGCGGTTCTCCATCGTCCTTGATCTCTATCAGCAGCCTCTGAGAGGACTCGTCCTGCTCGGACACAGCGCGTTTAGTCCTCACCTCTCCTGTGTACTGATTGACGGTGAACAGAGAGGTGTCCGTGGCCTCCGCCAGTCTGTAGGAGATCCAGGCGTTGTGCCCCGAGTCAGCGTCCACCGCCGTCACCTTGGTAACCAGGTGACCCACCTTAGCGGAGCGGGGCATCCTCTGGTGAGAGAGGGAGCCCAGGGCAGCGGAGGAGGGGTAAATAACAGCGGGAGCGTTGTCGTTCTGGTCCAGGATAAAAACATGGACTGTAGCGTTGCTGCTGAGACACGGAGAGCCCTGATCCTTTGCCTGGACCACAATCTGAAACACCTTCAGCTTCTCATAGTCAAACGAGTGCATGCTGTAGATGCTGCCGTTGTCTGAGTTCATGTAAACATAAGATGAGACAGAGACGTCCTGGACTTTAGAGTCCAGGATGGAGTAAGAGATCTTTGCGTTTTCTCCTGAATCCAGATCAGATGCTGATACTGAGTACAGAATAGAACCTGGTACTCCGTTCTCCTTTAGATACACGTTATAGGAGGGCTGAGAGAACACAGGAGCGTTATCGTTCACATCAGACACGCTGACAGATATGATCTTTTTACTGGACAGTGGCGGAGAGCCCGAATCAAACGCTGTAATTTCGATATTATATTGTGAGACTTTCTCCCGGTCTAGAGGACCGTTTGTTAATAGTTCATAATTATGAGAAAACGAAGGTTTCAGAGTGAAAGGAACGTTTTTTGGAAGCTGCAACGTTACTTTACCGTTCTCAGCAGAGTCGAGGTCTCGTGCACCAATTAAAGCTACGACAGTGCCCTTTGGTGCGTTCTCGCGCACCGGGTTTGGCCTTGATGTTACAATTATTTCAGGGACATTATCGTTAACATCCACAACTAGTATCTGCACACGACAGTGCCCTTCCATTTCAGGGAATCCTTTGTCTTTTGCGGTGATGCTGATCTCGTACTTGGCACTACTTTCATAATCTAACCGTCCAATCAGCGCGACCTCTCCAGTGGTTGGGTCCAGCTTTAAAATGGATAGCAGCGATTGGGGTGTGTGATCAGCAAACACGTATTCTATTTCACCATTAACACCCTCATCTGCGTCCGTGGCGTCAACTTGTACTAGAATAGATCCGACTGCGCTGTTTTCTGAGACAGACACGTTATACAGAGCCTTTTTAAACACGGGCACGTTATCATTGTTGTCCAAAACACTAACAGTGATCTTTGAGGTTCCAGTTTTTGCAGGGTTGCCTCCATCTGACGCCGTCAACAATAAATGATGGATGCTCTGTTTCTCTCGGTCAAGAGATTTCTCCAACACTAGTTCGGGAACTTGTCTGTCACCTGGCAAATCTTTCATTTTTAAACTAAAGCATTCATTCTTACTCAGTGTATATGACTTAACTGAATAACTACCAACATCCTGGTCCTGCGCAGCGTCTAAAGGAAAGCGTACACCCGTGGCGGTGGATTCGGCCACCTTTAAAACCCGCTCAGCTGTTAAGAAAACCGGAGAATTATCGTTTATATCTCTAATTTCTACTTCTATTCGGTGTAATTGTAACGGATTCTCAGCCACAACCTGCAGAGTCAGAACGCAGCTGGCGCTTTGTCCACATAAAGCCTCTCTGTCTATCCGGTCATTCACCAGCAGCTCGCCCTTCCCCGCATCCACGCTGAAATACTGCTCACCAGCCTCAGAGGCGACACGCAGCTTACGCTCAAAGATGTCAGATAAAGACAAACCCAGATCTTTGGCCAGATTTCCAACTACAGATCCCTGTTTCAGCTCCTCTGGGATGCCGTAGCGAGTCTGTCCTTCTACTGTACTCCACAACAGGAAGAAATGATGCCACCAGACCGCTTTCCATCTCCAGTCTCGGTATCCTTTTGTCTTTGTCATTCCGGATTCGCAAGAATTATTTCCCAGTAACGTGATCAAAAAGAATATCTATTCCATCCATCATCACAGAGACTTATTCCAgagcaaaacacacaattatatcCGAGCAAAGAGCAAAATTAATGTGTTTTAGATTTAATAGCAGCATCGCTGCCTTTCTTCCATCTCCATGCAGTAGGTGTTTGTGAAGACTCGCTGCAAGGGGGAGGGACTAGATCTCTTTGTACAGCTGCACGTTTCATTGGTGCTCAATATTCTCCCTACCAACCagtaggagagcaggagaggagtGTTTTAGACACAGATTTGCAGGAAAAAAGCTAGAAATAATGAAAATAATGAAAAAGTTCATtcatttacttttttaaataattttcatggAAATAAAACAAAGGTAGAACAAAATCATGTTGCAAAATAATATATTTGTTTAAATGCCAGCAGAATCCACTAATTTATTATAAAAAAATTCGATCATTAAAAGACTGAAAGCGGAAACGTCTCTGTCCAGATCTGTGGTGCTGAaacactaaagacagctctctctctctctctctctctctctctctctctctctctctctctctctctctctctctctctctctctctctctctctctctctctctctctctctctctctctctctctctctctctctctctctctctctctctctctctctctctctctctctctctctctctctctgcgtgtGTGTTCACAAAACACTTCACAAGCAATCAGTGATTATTTAGAAAATCAAATTAATATGAAGTAAGAAAAAAATTAAcgttttttatttccttatttaaGATATTTTTAGCACTCACAGAAAGTGTTTTAAATTTCGCGCAGTCAAACTTTAAACTTATTTCATTTCCTGCTCACCTGCTGGCTCTCAAAGGTCCAGGTGCTGTCGGGTAAAGACGCATCCAGAACGCTGATGACTTCTTTAAAGTCTGTGGTGCTGCTGGGTTTAATCAGAGTGAAGTCGCTGTACTCTGACATGGGAGACATGCAGGACCTGAAGGACTGACTCTGGGACATCATGTCTCCTCCCAGGACCTCCACGTACTTTATGGGTCCATCAGTGTTGAGCTGAATCTGCAGGTTCCTGTTGGGCTTCTTGTAATCATCACAGTCGCTCCGTCTGATGCAGCAGCtcccgctgctcctgctgctcctgATGCATTTAACCGCTAAGACGAGAAACGTGACCAGAGACAGCACGGACACCGAGGCCAGAGACAGGATCAGGTAAAGGGTGATTCTGCCAGTTTTCTTGCTGGGCTCGGACGCTTTGTGTCGGAGCTCTAACATGGGCTCATGGAGACCGTCCTCCAGCAGGATGGACACCGTGGTGGTGGCGGACTGGAGCGGTTCTCCATCGTCCTTGATCTCTATCAGCAGCCTCTGAGAGGACTCGTCCTGCTCGGACACAGCGCGTTTAGTCCTCACCTCTCCTGTGTACTGATTGACGGTGAACAGAGAGGCGTCCGTGGCCTCCGCCAGTCTGTAGGAGATCCAGGCGTTGTGCCCCGAGTCAGCGTCCACCGCCGTCACCTTGGTAACCAGGTGACCCGCCTTAGCGGAGCGGGGCATCCTCTGGTGAGAGAGGGAGCCCAGGGCAGCGGAGGAGGGGTAAATAACAGCGGGGGCGTTGTCGTTCTGGTCCAGGATAAAAACATGGACTGTAGCGTTGCTGCTGAGACACGGAGAGCCCTGATCCTTTGCCTGGACCACAATCTGAAACACCTTCAGCTTCTCATAGTCAAACGAGTGCATGCTGTAGATGCTGCCGTTGTCTGAGTTCATGTAAACATAAGATGAGACAGAGACGTCCTGGACTTTCGAGTCCAGGATGGAGTAAGAGATCTTTGCGTTTTCTCCTGAATCCAGATCAGATGCTGATACTGAGTACAGAATAGAACCTGGTACTCCGTTCTCCTTTAGATACACGTTATAGGAGGGCTGAGAGAACACAGGAGCGTTATCGTTCACATCAGACACGCTGACAGGTATGATCTTTTTACTGGACATGCGCGGAGAGCCCGAATCAAACGCTGTAATTTCGAGATTATATTGTGAGACTTTCTCCCGGTCTAGAGGACCGTTTGTTAATAGTTCATAATTATTAGAAAATGAAGGTTTCAGAGTGAAAGGAACGTTTCTTGGAAGCTGCAACGTTACTTTACCGTTCTCAGCAGAGTCGAGGTCTCGTGCACCAATTAAAGCTACGACAGTGCCCTTTGGTGCGTTCTCGCGCACCGGGTTTGGCCTTGATGTTACAATTATTTCAGGGACATTATCATTAACATCCACAACTAGTATCTGCACACGACAGTGCCCTTCCATTTCAGGAAATCCTTTGTCTTTTGCGGTGATGCTGATCTCGTACTTGGCACTACTTTCATAATCTAACCGTCCAATCAGCGCGACCTCTCCAGTGGTTGGGTCCAGCTTTAAAATGGATAGCAGTGATTGGGGTGTGTGAACAGCAAACACGTATTCTATTTCACCATTAACACCCTCATCTGCGTCCGTGGCGTCAACTTGTACTAGAATAGATCCGACTGCGCTGTTTTCTGAGACAGACACGTTATACAGAGCCTTTTTAAACATGGGCACGTTATCATTAATGTCCAAAACACTAACAGTGATCTTTGAGGTTCCAGTTTTTGCAGGGTTGCCTCCATCTGACGCCGTCAACAATAAATGATGGATGCTCTGTTTCTCTCGGTCaagagatttctccaacaccagttCGGGAACTTGTCTGTCACCTGGCAAATCTTTCATTTTTAAACTAAAGCATTCATTCTTACTCAGTGTGTATGACTTAACTGAATAACTACCAACATCCTGGTCCTGCGCAGCGTCTAAAGGAAAGCGTACACCCGTGGCGGTGGATTCGGCCACCTTTAAAACCCGCTCAGCTGTTAAGAAAACCGGAGAATTATCGTTTATATCTCTAATTTCTACTTCTATTCGGTGTAATTGTAACGGATTCTCAGCCACAACCTGCAGAGTCAGAACGCAGCTGGCGCTTTGTCCACATAAAGCCTCTCTGTCTATCCGGTCATTCACCAGCAGCTCGCCCTTCCCCGCATCCACGCTGAAATACTGCTCACCAGCCTCAGAGGCGACACGCAGCTTACGCTCAAAGATGTCAGATAAAGACAAACCCAGATCTTTGGCCAGGTTTCCAACTACAGATCCCTGTTTCAGCTCCTCTGGGATGCCGTAGCGAGTCTGTCCTTCTACTGTACTCCACAACAGGAAGAAATGATGCCACCAGACCGCTTTCCATCTCCAGTCTCGGTATCCTTTTGTCTTTGTCATTCCGGATTCGCAAGAATTATTTCCCAGTAACGTGATCAAAAAGAATATCTATTCCATCCATCATCACAGAGACTTATTCCAgagcaaaacacacaattatatcCGAGCAAAGAGCAAAATTAATGTGTTTTAGATTTAATAGCAGCATCGCTGCCTTTCTTCCATCTCCATGCAGTAGGTGTTTGTGAAGACTCGCTGCAAGGGGGAGGGACTAGATCTCTTTGTACAGCTGCACGTTTCATTGGTGCTCAATATTCTCCCTACCAACCagtaggagagcaggagaggagtGTTTTAGACACAGATTTGCAGGAAAAAAGCTAGAAATAATGAAAATAATGAAAAAGTTCATTcatttactttttttaaataattttcatggAAATAAAACAAAGGTAGAACAAAATCATGTCGCAAAATAATATATTTGTTTGAATGCCAGCAGAATCCACTAATTTATTATAAAAAAATTCGATCATTAAAAGACTGAAAGCGGAAACGTCTCTGTCCAGATCTGTGGTGCTGAaacactaaagacagctctctctctctctctctctctctctctctctctctctctctctctctctctctctctctctctctctctctctctctctctctctctctctctctctctctctctctctctctctctctctctctctctctctctctctctctctctctctctctctctctctctctctctctctctctctctctctctgtgtgttcaCAAAACACTTCACAAGCAATCAGTGATTATTTAGAAAATCAAATTAATATGAAGTAAGAAAAAATTAACGTTTTTTATTTCCTGATTTAAGATATTTTTAGCACTCACAGAAAGTGTTTTAAATTTCGCGCAGAAAAACTTTAAACTTATTTCATTTCCTGCTCACCTGCTGGCTCTCAAAGGTCCAGGTGCTGTCGGGTAAAGACGCATCCAGAACGCTGATGACTTCTTTAAAGTCTGTGGTGCTGCTGGGTTTAATCAGAGTGAAGTCGCTGTACTCTGACATGGGAGACATGCAGGACCTGAAGGACTGACTCTGGGACATCATGTCTCCTCCCAGGACCTCCACGTACTTTATGGGTCCATCAGTGTTGAGCTGAATCTGCAGGTTCCTGTTGGGCTTCTTGTAATCATCACAGTCGCTCCGTCTGATGCAGCAGCTCCCGCTGCTCCTGATGCTCCTGATGCATTTAACCGCTAAGATGAGAAACGTGACCAGAGACAGCACGGACACCGAGGCCAGAGACAGGATCAGGTAAAGGGTGATTCTGCCAGTTTTCTTGCTGGGCTCGGACGCTTTGTGTCGGAGCTCTAACATGGGCTCATGGAGCCCGTCCTCCAGCAGGATGGACACCGTGGTGGTGGCGGACTGGAGCGGTTCTCCATCGTCCTTGATCTCTATCAGCAGCCTCTGAGAGGACTCGTCCTGCTCGGACACAGCGCGTTTAGTCCTCACCTCTCCTGTGTACTGATTGACGGTGAACAGAGAGGTGTCCGTGGCCTCCGCCAGTCTGTAGGAGATCCAGGCGTTGTGTCCCGAGTCAGCGTCCACCGCCGTCACCTTGGTAACCAGGTGACCCGCCTTAGCAGAGCGGGGCATCCTCTGGTGAGAGAGGGAGCCCAGGGCAGCGGAGGAGGGGTAAATAACAGCGGGGGCGTTGTCGTTCTGGTCCAGGATAAAAACATGGACTGTAGCGTTGCTGCTGAGACACGGAGAGCCCTGATCCTTTGCCTGGACCACAATCTGAAACACCTTCAGCTTCTCATAGTCAAACGAGTGCATGCTGTAGATGCTGCCGTTGTCTGAGTTCATGTAAACATAAGATGAGACAGAGACATCCTGGACTTTCGAGTCTAGGATGGAGTAAGAGATCTTTGCGTTTTCTCCTGAATCTAGATCAGATGCTGATACTGAGTACAGAATAGAACC is a window encoding:
- the LOC107376386 gene encoding protocadherin gamma-C5 isoform X1, coding for MDSCGRKRSGGGRLWRVYFCLAWMSPASAQLSYSVSEELSLGSVVGNIAKDLSLTAQRIVERKLKVVSGSEVQYFEVRQTTGDLIIKQKIDREQLCEQSPACSLHLQILLEDPLQIHRVVVDVLDVNDNAPRFSTSNITLEVSEAAAPGTRFRLESAHDPDVGTNSLRTYQLAANDLFVLKVESKSDGSKFPEIVVDKALDREKQASFRLLLTAVDGGQPEKSGSTLLLIRILDVNDNAPVFDEPVKKVTLLENVARGTLVTKLNATDADSGSNGEVSFLFSKYTSDRALQLFSVDSSSGEIRVKGDVDYEKGVSYHITVQARDGGSPAIEGSCNVIVDITDVNDNAPEVTLTSLISPIKEDSAPGTVIALISARDLDSGVNGQVKLTISPGVPLQLISDFGMHYKLTTSGGLDRETVPEYTMVVKATDGGSPPLSSQITFVVKLSDVNDNPPTFSQPSYSVDIPENNAPSSPITAVSATDPDLGENAHVSYSILPSMVQGSPISSYVYINPDTGHIYSMRSLDHEQLNAFRVEVQARDAGVPPRTANVMVHVFVVDANDNAPALVHPSHHKDKRLQLSVPPSARPGLLINKLVAVDADSGHNALLFYSIAPGPNAGMFRIGARTGELQTARKLAEEEGGSTYDLTVIIQDNGEPPKSCSVNITITVDEKGAAIDAPESPRRNHRTGLQDITLYLIISLACVSGVAFITFVVFMVRCLRHRDPVLGGSECCCCYGRHRSSRYHQRPSKDLHLQLNTDGPIRYMEVVGGPQDPHTRTYRPCYSTISSRSDFVFMKTPMLSHNNTLNMTLSRKQLMSPANEQKPPNNDWRFTQGQRPGPSGPHMPYGTHIRWTPKNGTRATGGPEVAMGTGPWPQPPTEAEQLQALMAAANEVSEATATLGPGTMGLSTRYSPQFTLQHVPDYRQNVYIPGSTATLTSNPQQQQATAQQATQQALPPPQAAAQAEPPKAAQTPASKKKSTKKEKK
- the LOC107376386 gene encoding protocadherin gamma-C5 isoform X2, with translation MDSCGRKRSGGGRLWRVYFCLAWMSPASAQLSYSVSEELSLGSVVGNIAKDLSLTAQRIVERKLKVVSGSEVQYFEVRQTTGDLIIKQKIDREQLCEQSPACSLHLQILLEDPLQIHRVVVDVLDVNDNAPRFSTSNITLEVSEAAAPGTRFRLESAHDPDVGTNSLRTYQLAANDLFVLKVESKSDGSKFPEIVVDKALDREKQASFRLLLTAVDGGQPEKSGSTLLLIRILDVNDNAPVFDEPVKKVTLLENVARGTLVTKLNATDADSGSNGEVSFLFSKYTSDRALQLFSVDSSSGEIRVKGDVDYEKGVSYHITVQARDGGSPAIEGSCNVIVDITDVNDNAPEVTLTSLISPIKEDSAPGTVIALISARDLDSGVNGQVKLTISPGVPLQLISDFGMHYKLTTSGGLDRETVPEYTMVVKATDGGSPPLSSQITFVVKLSDVNDNPPTFSQPSYSVDIPENNAPSSPITAVSATDPDLGENAHVSYSILPSMVQGSPISSYVYINPDTGHIYSMRSLDHEQLNAFRVEVQARDAGVPPRTANVMVHVFVVDANDNAPALVHPSHHKDKRLQLSVPPSARPGLLINKLVAVDADSGHNALLFYSIAPGPNAGMFRIGARTGELQTARKLAEEEGGSTYDLTVIIQDNGEPPKSCSVNITITVDEKGAAIDAPESPRRNHRTGLQDITLYLIISLACVSGVAFITFVVFMVRCLRHRDPVLGGSECCCCYGRHRSSRYHQRPSKDLHLQLNTDGPIRYMEVVGGPQDPHTRTYRPCYSTISSRSDFVFMKTPMLSHNNTLNMTLSRKQLMSPANEQKPPNNDWRFTQGQRPGPSGPHMPYGTHIRWTPKNGTRATGGPEVAMGTGPWPQPPTEAEQLQALMAAANVSEATATLGPGTMGLSTRYSPQFTLQHVPDYRQNVYIPGSTATLTSNPQQQQATAQQATQQALPPPQAAAQAEPPKAAQTPASKKKSTKKEKK